One region of Paenibacillus sp. genomic DNA includes:
- a CDS encoding glutamate synthase subunit beta, translated as MGKPTGFMEYTRETASEEAPLLRIAHFREFAEPMPEAKLREQGARCMDCGIPFCHTGKLISGMAAGCPVNNLIPEWNDLVYRGHWREALDRLHLTNNFPEFTGRVCPAPCEGSCTVGLNGSPVAIKSIEKAIVERGFAEGWITPKPPAVRTGKKVAVVGSGPSGLACAAQLNQAGHTVTVYERADRPGGLLMYGIPNMKLDKQYIERRIDLMKAEGITFVTNCEIGKDVPADELRREFDAVVLCGGATKARDLRIEGRELKGIHLAMEFLHANTKSLLDSELEDGAFISASGKHVVVIGGGDTGTDCVGTSMRHGCRSVTQFEIMPKPPETRAANNPWPEWPKVYKMDYGQEEAAAKYGGDPRQYLINTKKFVGDEHGNVKELHTVLIEWQKDDAGRFVPVEVPGSEKVYPADLVLLAMGFLGPESTVLDQLGVERDERSNAKAAYGKYATNVEGVFAAGDMRRGQSLVVWAIHEGREAARECDRWLMGSTQLP; from the coding sequence ATGGGCAAACCGACAGGATTTATGGAATACACCCGCGAGACCGCTTCGGAAGAGGCGCCGCTGCTCCGCATCGCCCATTTCCGCGAATTCGCGGAGCCGATGCCGGAAGCGAAGCTGCGCGAGCAGGGCGCCCGCTGCATGGATTGCGGGATTCCGTTCTGCCATACGGGCAAGCTGATCAGCGGCATGGCCGCCGGCTGCCCGGTCAACAACCTGATCCCGGAATGGAACGACCTCGTCTACCGGGGCCATTGGCGCGAGGCGCTGGACCGGCTGCACCTGACGAACAACTTCCCGGAGTTCACGGGGCGGGTCTGTCCCGCTCCGTGCGAGGGCTCCTGCACCGTCGGGCTGAACGGCTCGCCGGTCGCGATCAAATCGATCGAGAAGGCGATCGTCGAGCGCGGCTTCGCCGAGGGCTGGATTACGCCGAAGCCGCCGGCCGTCCGCACCGGCAAGAAGGTCGCCGTCGTCGGCTCCGGTCCGTCCGGCCTCGCCTGCGCGGCGCAGCTGAACCAAGCCGGCCATACGGTGACCGTCTACGAGCGGGCCGACCGCCCGGGCGGCCTGCTCATGTACGGCATCCCGAACATGAAGCTCGACAAACAATACATCGAGCGCCGCATCGACCTGATGAAAGCCGAGGGCATCACGTTCGTGACGAACTGCGAAATCGGCAAAGACGTGCCCGCGGACGAGCTGCGCCGCGAGTTCGACGCCGTCGTCCTGTGCGGCGGCGCGACGAAGGCGCGGGATCTTCGCATCGAAGGCCGCGAGTTGAAGGGCATCCATCTCGCGATGGAATTTCTCCACGCCAATACGAAAAGCTTGCTCGATTCCGAGCTCGAGGACGGCGCCTTCATTTCCGCCAGCGGCAAGCACGTCGTCGTCATCGGCGGCGGCGACACGGGCACGGACTGCGTCGGCACGTCGATGCGCCACGGCTGCCGCAGCGTGACGCAGTTCGAAATTATGCCGAAGCCGCCCGAGACGCGCGCCGCGAACAACCCGTGGCCGGAATGGCCGAAGGTATACAAGATGGATTACGGCCAGGAGGAAGCCGCAGCGAAATACGGCGGCGACCCGCGGCAATATTTGATCAATACGAAAAAGTTCGTCGGCGACGAGCACGGCAACGTGAAGGAGCTCCACACGGTGCTGATCGAGTGGCAAAAAGACGACGCCGGCCGCTTCGTCCCGGTCGAGGTGCCGGGCAGCGAGAAGGTGTACCCCGCCGACCTCGTCCTCCTCGCGATGGGCTTCCTCGGGCCGGAGTCGACCGTGCTCGACCAGCTCGGCGTCGAACGCGACGAGCGGTCCAACGCCAAGGCGGCGTACGGCAAGTATGCCACCAACGTCGAAGGCGTCTTCGCCGCGGGCGACATGCGCCGCGGGCAGAGCCTCGTCGTGTGGGCGATTCACGAAGGCCGCGAAGCGGCGCGCGAATGCGACCGCTGGCTGATGGGTTCGACGCAGCTGCCCTAA
- the gltB gene encoding glutamate synthase large subunit translates to MKDPGFPPKQGLYDPRYEHDACGIGFVANIKGAPSHDIVRQALEVLVNLDHRGGQGSETNTGDGAGILLQLPHGFFRKACAGLGIDLPEPGRYGVGMAFLPKDQQLRERCERIVESIVREEGQTFLGWRTVPVDNGSLGDMALAAEPFVRQLFVGSELTGGDELAFERKLFVIRKRAERALRDAAGDQPAYFPSLSSRTIVYKGMLTPEQVDEYYMELRDPSLESALALVHSRFSTNTFPSWERAHPYRYLIHNGEINTLRGNINWMRAREALLASELFGDDIRKILPIVDTDGSDSQIFDNVLEFLMLSGRSLPHAAMMMIPEPWSKHESMSPEKRAFYEYHSCLMEPWDGPAAIAFTDGSLIGAVLDRNGLRPSRYYVTSDDLIVLASEVGVLPLPPERIVRKARLQPGRMLLVDTKLGRIVADEEIKDRIVREKPYREWLDAHLTRLEELPETPAAEAARESAAAVAEADATEAAAADELLQRQQAFGYTFETLRRFLEPMAKHGIDPVGSMGYDAPLAVLSDRPQLLYNYFKQLFAQVTNPPIDANFEEIVTAQETTIGPERNLIAPEPESCRRIRLATPFLTNAELAKLRYIRREGFLSATVPTLFRAADGESALAPAMEKLFADADGAIASGANLIILSDRGADAEWAPIPALLAVAGLHHHLIRQGTRTRVSLLVESGEPREVHHFAVLLGYGAEAINPYLAFETLEAMIRTGQLTGVDAKKGIANYVKAATKGVVKVLAKMGISTIQSYRGAQIFEAIGLNSAVVDRYFTWTASRIEGIGLEEIARETLERHGRAYAPRRRAGTLDAGGDLQWRRDGEEHLYSPETIHALQAAVRTGNYKLYKQFASFISRDAEKQFHLRGLLSFKTEGRQPIPIEEVEPAESILRRFKTGAMSYGSISQEAHETLAIAMNRIGGKSNTGEGGEHPSRFSPDANGDLRRSAIKQVASGRFGVTSHYLVNADEIQIKMAQGAKPGEGGQLPGGKVYPWIAEVRGVTPGVGLISPPPHHDIYSIEDLAELIHDLKNANPRARISVKLVSEIGVGTIAAGVAKGKADVVLISGYEGGTGASPQTSIRHAGLPWELGLAETHQTLLLNNLRSRITVETDGKLMTGRDVVVAALLGAEEFGFATTPLIAIGCVMMRVCHLDTCPVGVATQNPELRAKFAGDPEHVVNLMKFIAEDAREWMAQLGFRTIEEMVGRTDVLETNRAIAHWKAKGVDLSPLLHRPDVPDDYGRFCSIAQDHGLDRALDRTHLLKMCEPALTRKEHVHALLPIRNTNRVVGTMLGSEVTRRYGAEGLPHDTIRLHFDGSAGQSFGAFVPRGMTLSLEGDANDYVGKGLSGGKIIVFPPEKAAFVPEENIIIGNVAFYGATSGEAYIRGMAGERFCVRNSGVHAVVEGVGDHGCEYMTGGRVVVLGDIGRNFAAGMSGGIAYVYDPRGDLRGRVNAEMVLFEDITEAFEANEVKTMIRNHVKFTGSAVGHRILDAWEEAVLDFVKIIPKDYKRMFEAIERGKKAGLSNEKAILAAFEENMRDVARVSGN, encoded by the coding sequence ATGAAGGATCCAGGCTTCCCTCCCAAGCAAGGTCTCTACGACCCCCGCTACGAGCATGACGCGTGCGGCATCGGCTTCGTCGCGAACATCAAAGGCGCCCCCTCTCACGACATCGTGCGGCAAGCGCTCGAAGTGCTCGTCAATCTCGATCACCGCGGCGGCCAAGGCAGCGAGACGAACACGGGCGACGGCGCGGGCATTTTGCTGCAGCTCCCCCATGGCTTCTTCCGAAAAGCGTGCGCCGGCCTCGGCATCGATCTGCCGGAGCCCGGGCGCTACGGCGTCGGCATGGCGTTCCTGCCCAAGGATCAGCAGCTCCGCGAGCGGTGCGAGCGCATCGTGGAATCGATCGTGCGCGAAGAAGGCCAGACGTTCCTCGGATGGCGGACGGTGCCGGTCGACAACGGCTCGCTGGGCGACATGGCGCTCGCCGCGGAGCCGTTCGTCCGGCAGCTGTTCGTCGGCAGCGAGCTGACCGGCGGCGACGAGCTTGCGTTCGAACGGAAGCTGTTCGTCATCCGCAAGCGCGCCGAACGGGCGCTCCGGGATGCCGCGGGCGATCAGCCGGCTTACTTCCCGAGTCTGTCCAGCCGGACGATCGTGTACAAAGGCATGCTGACGCCGGAGCAGGTGGACGAATATTACATGGAGCTGCGGGACCCTTCGCTCGAAAGCGCTTTGGCGCTCGTCCACTCGCGCTTCAGCACGAACACGTTCCCGAGCTGGGAGCGCGCGCACCCGTACCGGTACCTCATCCACAACGGCGAGATCAACACGCTCCGCGGCAACATCAACTGGATGCGCGCCCGCGAGGCGCTGCTCGCCTCCGAGCTGTTCGGCGACGACATCCGCAAGATTCTTCCGATCGTCGATACGGACGGGTCTGACTCGCAAATTTTCGACAACGTGCTGGAGTTCCTCATGCTTTCCGGACGTTCGCTGCCGCATGCGGCCATGATGATGATTCCGGAGCCGTGGTCGAAGCACGAGTCGATGAGCCCGGAGAAGCGCGCGTTCTACGAATACCACAGCTGCTTGATGGAGCCCTGGGACGGACCGGCGGCGATCGCGTTCACGGACGGCTCGCTGATCGGCGCCGTGCTCGACCGGAACGGACTGCGCCCCTCACGCTATTACGTGACGTCCGACGATCTGATCGTGCTCGCCTCCGAAGTCGGCGTGCTGCCGCTGCCGCCGGAGCGCATCGTGCGCAAGGCGCGTCTCCAGCCGGGCCGGATGCTGCTCGTCGATACGAAGCTCGGGCGCATCGTCGCGGACGAAGAAATCAAGGATCGGATCGTGCGGGAAAAGCCGTACCGCGAATGGCTGGACGCGCATCTGACCCGGCTCGAGGAGCTGCCGGAGACGCCGGCGGCGGAGGCGGCGCGCGAATCGGCCGCCGCGGTGGCGGAAGCCGACGCGACGGAGGCGGCGGCCGCGGACGAACTGCTGCAGCGGCAGCAGGCGTTCGGCTACACGTTCGAGACGCTGCGCAGGTTTCTCGAGCCGATGGCGAAGCACGGCATCGACCCGGTCGGCTCGATGGGCTACGACGCGCCGCTCGCGGTGCTCTCCGATCGGCCGCAGCTGCTCTATAACTATTTCAAGCAGCTGTTCGCGCAGGTGACGAATCCGCCGATCGACGCGAATTTCGAGGAGATCGTCACCGCGCAGGAGACGACGATCGGGCCCGAGCGGAATCTCATCGCCCCCGAGCCGGAAAGCTGCCGCCGCATCCGCCTCGCGACGCCGTTCCTGACGAACGCGGAGCTCGCGAAGCTGCGGTACATCCGCCGCGAAGGATTCCTGTCCGCGACCGTGCCGACGCTGTTCCGCGCGGCGGACGGCGAGAGCGCGCTCGCCCCGGCGATGGAGAAGCTGTTCGCGGACGCGGACGGGGCGATCGCCTCGGGCGCGAACCTGATCATTTTGTCCGACCGCGGCGCGGACGCCGAATGGGCGCCGATCCCCGCCCTGCTCGCCGTCGCCGGGCTGCATCATCATTTGATCCGCCAAGGGACGCGCACCCGGGTCAGCCTGCTCGTCGAATCCGGCGAGCCGCGGGAGGTGCACCACTTCGCCGTGCTGCTCGGCTACGGCGCCGAAGCGATCAATCCGTACCTCGCGTTCGAGACGCTGGAGGCGATGATCCGAACCGGACAGCTGACCGGCGTCGACGCGAAGAAGGGAATCGCGAATTACGTGAAGGCCGCGACCAAAGGCGTCGTCAAGGTGCTCGCCAAAATGGGCATTTCCACGATCCAAAGCTACCGCGGCGCGCAAATTTTCGAGGCGATCGGCCTGAACTCGGCGGTCGTCGACCGGTATTTCACGTGGACGGCGTCCCGCATCGAAGGCATCGGCCTCGAGGAGATCGCCCGCGAGACGCTGGAGCGGCACGGACGCGCGTACGCGCCGCGACGGCGCGCGGGGACGCTCGACGCCGGCGGCGATTTGCAGTGGCGCAGGGACGGCGAGGAGCATCTGTACAGCCCGGAAACGATCCACGCGCTGCAAGCGGCCGTTCGCACCGGCAATTATAAGCTGTATAAACAATTCGCCTCGTTCATCTCTCGCGACGCGGAGAAGCAGTTCCATCTGCGCGGCCTGCTGTCGTTCAAGACCGAAGGCCGCCAGCCGATCCCGATCGAGGAGGTCGAGCCGGCGGAGTCGATCCTCCGCCGATTCAAGACTGGAGCGATGTCGTACGGCTCCATCAGTCAGGAAGCGCACGAAACGCTCGCGATCGCGATGAACCGCATCGGCGGCAAGAGCAATACCGGCGAAGGCGGCGAGCATCCGAGCCGATTCTCCCCGGATGCGAACGGCGACCTTCGCCGCAGCGCCATCAAGCAGGTCGCCTCCGGGCGATTCGGCGTGACGAGCCATTACCTCGTGAACGCCGACGAAATCCAAATCAAGATGGCGCAGGGCGCCAAGCCCGGCGAAGGCGGCCAGCTGCCGGGCGGCAAGGTGTACCCGTGGATCGCCGAGGTGCGCGGCGTGACGCCGGGCGTCGGCCTCATTTCGCCGCCGCCGCATCACGACATCTACTCCATCGAAGATTTGGCGGAGCTGATTCATGACCTGAAGAACGCGAACCCGCGGGCGCGCATCAGCGTGAAGCTCGTCTCCGAGATCGGCGTCGGCACGATCGCCGCCGGCGTCGCCAAAGGGAAAGCCGACGTCGTGCTCATCAGCGGCTACGAAGGCGGCACCGGCGCTTCGCCCCAAACGAGCATCCGCCACGCCGGCCTGCCGTGGGAGCTCGGTCTTGCGGAGACGCATCAGACGCTCCTGCTGAACAATCTGCGCAGCCGCATCACCGTCGAGACGGACGGCAAGCTGATGACCGGCCGCGACGTCGTCGTCGCCGCCCTGCTCGGCGCGGAGGAGTTCGGCTTCGCCACGACGCCGCTCATCGCGATCGGCTGCGTCATGATGCGCGTCTGCCATCTCGACACGTGTCCCGTCGGCGTCGCGACGCAAAATCCGGAGCTGCGGGCGAAGTTCGCGGGCGATCCGGAGCACGTCGTCAACTTGATGAAATTCATCGCGGAGGATGCGCGCGAATGGATGGCGCAGCTCGGCTTCCGCACGATCGAGGAAATGGTCGGCCGCACCGACGTGCTGGAGACGAACCGCGCGATCGCCCATTGGAAGGCGAAGGGCGTCGATTTGAGCCCCCTCCTCCACCGCCCGGACGTGCCGGACGATTACGGCCGGTTCTGCTCCATCGCGCAGGATCACGGCCTCGACCGCGCGCTCGACCGGACGCATCTGCTCAAGATGTGCGAGCCGGCGCTTACGCGGAAGGAGCATGTGCACGCGCTGCTGCCGATCCGCAACACGAACCGCGTCGTCGGCACGATGCTCGGCAGCGAGGTGACGCGCCGCTACGGCGCCGAAGGGCTGCCGCACGACACGATCCGGCTCCACTTCGACGGCTCCGCCGGCCAAAGCTTCGGCGCGTTCGTGCCGAGAGGAATGACGCTGTCGCTTGAGGGCGACGCGAACGATTACGTCGGCAAAGGGCTGTCCGGCGGCAAAATCATCGTCTTCCCGCCGGAGAAAGCCGCCTTCGTGCCGGAGGAGAACATCATCATCGGCAACGTGGCGTTCTACGGCGCGACGAGCGGCGAAGCGTACATCCGCGGCATGGCGGGAGAGCGATTCTGCGTGCGCAACAGCGGCGTGCACGCCGTCGTCGAGGGCGTCGGCGATCACGGCTGCGAATATATGACCGGCGGGCGCGTCGTCGTCCTCGGCGACATCGGCCGCAACTTCGCGGCGGGCATGTCCGGCGGCATCGCGTACGTGTACGACCCGCGCGGCGACCTCCGCGGCCGGGTGAACGCGGAGATGGTGCTGTTCGAGGACATTACGGAAGCGTTCGAGGCGAACGAGGTCAAAACGATGATCCGCAACCACGTCAAATTCACCGGCAGCGCCGTCGGCCACCGAATCCTCGATGCTTGGGAAGAAGCGGTGCTCGATTTCGTGAAAATCATTCCGAAAGACTACAAGCGGATGTTCGAAGCGATCGAGCGGGGCAAGAAAGCCGGACTGTCGAACGAGAAGGCGATTCTCGCCGCGTTCGAGGAAAATATGCGCGACGTCGCCCGCGTGAGCGGGAACTGA